One window of Mixophyes fleayi isolate aMixFle1 chromosome 3, aMixFle1.hap1, whole genome shotgun sequence genomic DNA carries:
- the CCR6 gene encoding C-C chemokine receptor type 6 — protein MSNFTPSTDYFYHTDFSSEETVCRMDTVKEFLKVFVPVTFSFIFVFGLVGNILVVITFSRYKKEKNMTDVFLLNMAIADILLIFTLPFWALYYYYKQDWIFEDFMCKLVRSIYAINFNCSMLLLACVGIDRYVAIVQVTKSFRFRNIALAYKRVLCLSVWIMSACLSTITYVFTECYKLEGDQSMVCEARYSTDITPLKWKLAAIIVEVGVGFLIPFLIMLFCYTSIIKTLLQAKNSQRHKAIHVIVAVVAVFLFCQVPYNVLLLAKASDLMDKRYCSKIIKHSYALSITKALAFFHCCLNPVIYAFIGVKFRNYFVKIMQDIWCMRKLYRSRTRLSRLSSDMYTSRRTSEVFTSEGGSSFTM, from the coding sequence ATGTCAAACTTCACTCCATCCACGGATTACTTTTATCATACTGACTTTAGTTCTGAAGAAACAGTTTGCCGAATGGACACTGTCAAAGAATTTTTGAAAGTATTTGTACctgttacattttcttttatatttgtatttgggCTTGTGGGAAACATACTAGTTGTTATAACTTTCAGTCGCTACAAGAAGGAAAAGAATATGACAGATGTCTTTCTTCTAAATATGGCAATAGCAGACATATTATTGATTTTTACTCTTCCATTCTgggctttatattattattataaacaagATTGGATTTTTGAGGACTTTATGTGCAAATTGGTAAGAAGCATCTATGCAATAAATTTCAATTGCAGCATGTTATTGTTAGCATGTGTAGGCATTGATCGATATGTTGCCATTGTACAGGTTACTAAGTCATTTAGATTCAGAAATATAGCACTGGCATATAAACGAGTACTGTGCTTATCAGTATGGATCATGTCTGCCTGTCTATCCACCATAACATATGTATTTACTGAATGTTATAAATTAGAAGGAGATCAGTCCATGGTTTGCGAAGCACGTTACTCCACAGATATAACACCACTGAAATGGAAATTAGCAGCTATAATTGTGGAGGTTGGTGTAGGGTTTCTGATTCCTTTTCTCATTATGCTATTTTGCTATACATCTATAATTAAAACCCTTCTGCAGGCAAAAAATTCTCAAAGACACAAGGCAATACATGTAATTGTCGCAGTAGTGGCTGTGTTTCTGTTCTGCCAGGTCCCGTACAATGTGCTTCTTTTGGCAAAGGCTTCAGATTTGATGGACAAACGTTATTGCTCTAAAATCATTAAACATTCTTATGCATTATCTATTACAAAGGCACTGGCTTTTTTCCATTGCTGTCTAAATCCAGTAATCTATGCCTTTATTGGTGTAAAATTTCGAAATTATTTTGTGAAAATAATGCAAGATATATGGTGTATGCGAAAACTGTACAGGTCTAGAACTCGCCTTTCAAGATTATCGTCTGACATGTACACATCAAGGAGAACAAGTGAAGTCTTTACTAGTGAAGGTGGATCATCCTTTACCATGTAA